In Leuconostoc kimchii IMSNU 11154, one genomic interval encodes:
- a CDS encoding aldo/keto reductase, whose product MYQANNNRYETMLYNRVGQSGLKISALGLGFWHNFGSVDAYDNQKRIVHQAFDLGITYYDLANNYGPTPGSAEVNFGRMMAKDMKPYRDEMVITSKAGYEMWDGPYGNWGSRKSIIASANQSLKRLGLDYVDIFYSHRPDPETPIEETALALDALVHEGKALYIGISNYDGAQTAAISQVFRALRTPFIVHQPRYNMFDRHIENDLLPVLRQEGRSAVVFSPLAQGLLTDRYLDGIPTDSRAAKSSSPFLKVDQVEKTLHTVKKLNQIAKRRGQTLAEMALAWDLRQPEIASVLVGASRPEQLIDNVKALDTLKFSQLEEKEIDALLNGES is encoded by the coding sequence ATGTATCAAGCAAACAATAATCGTTATGAAACAATGCTGTATAATCGTGTTGGACAAAGTGGTCTGAAAATTTCTGCGCTTGGATTGGGATTTTGGCATAATTTTGGTAGTGTAGACGCTTATGATAACCAAAAACGTATTGTGCACCAGGCATTTGATTTAGGGATTACCTATTATGATTTGGCGAATAACTATGGGCCAACACCGGGTAGCGCTGAAGTGAATTTTGGTCGCATGATGGCTAAAGATATGAAACCTTATCGTGATGAGATGGTAATCACTAGTAAAGCAGGTTATGAAATGTGGGATGGACCCTATGGTAACTGGGGGTCACGTAAAAGTATTATTGCAAGTGCGAATCAGAGTTTGAAACGATTGGGGTTAGATTACGTGGATATTTTTTATTCGCATCGTCCAGACCCCGAAACACCAATTGAAGAAACTGCCCTAGCATTGGATGCATTGGTACATGAGGGAAAAGCATTATATATTGGTATTTCAAATTATGATGGCGCTCAAACGGCGGCTATTAGTCAAGTTTTTAGGGCGTTACGAACACCGTTTATTGTTCATCAGCCACGATACAATATGTTTGATCGTCATATTGAAAATGATTTATTGCCAGTTTTGAGACAAGAAGGTAGATCTGCAGTTGTTTTCAGCCCACTAGCGCAAGGATTATTGACTGATCGCTATCTTGATGGTATTCCGACAGATTCTCGAGCTGCTAAGTCGTCAAGCCCGTTTTTAAAAGTGGATCAGGTTGAAAAAACCTTGCACACGGTTAAAAAATTAAATCAAATTGCCAAACGACGAGGACAGACACTTGCTGAAATGGCCTTGGCTTGGGATCTACGTCAACCAGAAATAGCCAGTGTTTTGGTCGGTGCTAGTCGTCCAGAACAATTAATTGATAATGTTAAAGCGCTTGATACGCTAAAATTTAGTCAATTAGAAGAAAAAGAAATTGATGCTCTTTTGAATGGAGAATCCTAA
- a CDS encoding ABC transporter permease, giving the protein MNNGLAIVIKQTYRTHFKSRGYWLLVLSPIIFAVVIGGIIFGITQMQGNTTPTVAVIGNPQVRKVFKADEKSLDIKVSKITDSKAANKALTATDIDGVLTIGADNATLTTQPKSNTINKEAIISVLGNLSRSQKASEYGLTTEQTQALIKPFNLKSVVQQTNSQSTDGDNSDMANYGIAVAIGIVTTMIVMWYASMIATEIANEKSSRIMETLLAATSASIQYFGKMIGIFALAVTHLIIYIIAGTIGYFFLQNNALLSGIKQTFSNVTIGFAIYAVLFILVAVALYLVLTAMIASLINDNAQVQQAVQPITILAMIGYMFSFVMTNMPNNIVIKVVSYVPFISQSMMPIRLVTKVETWPAAIVALLISLVSVIALAWFGKRIYAKNVLSYSDDKIMSQLIKNIKDRH; this is encoded by the coding sequence ATGAATAACGGACTCGCTATTGTTATCAAACAAACTTACCGTACCCATTTCAAATCTCGTGGGTATTGGTTACTCGTGTTATCCCCTATTATTTTTGCCGTCGTTATTGGTGGTATTATCTTTGGTATCACTCAAATGCAAGGTAATACAACACCAACAGTCGCAGTTATTGGAAATCCTCAGGTACGCAAAGTATTTAAAGCTGATGAAAAATCATTAGATATCAAAGTGTCAAAAATAACAGACAGCAAAGCTGCTAACAAGGCACTTACTGCAACAGATATCGATGGTGTTTTAACCATTGGTGCAGATAATGCCACACTAACAACACAACCAAAAAGTAACACCATCAATAAAGAAGCGATTATCAGTGTACTAGGCAATCTGTCTCGTAGCCAAAAAGCATCGGAATACGGTCTAACAACAGAACAAACACAAGCGTTAATCAAACCTTTTAATTTGAAATCAGTTGTGCAACAAACTAACAGTCAATCGACAGATGGTGATAACTCTGACATGGCTAACTATGGTATTGCCGTAGCGATTGGTATCGTTACAACAATGATTGTCATGTGGTACGCTTCCATGATTGCTACTGAAATTGCCAATGAAAAATCATCACGTATTATGGAAACACTTTTAGCAGCAACATCTGCTAGTATCCAATATTTCGGTAAAATGATTGGCATCTTTGCGTTGGCCGTTACTCACTTAATCATCTACATTATTGCCGGCACTATTGGTTATTTCTTTTTGCAAAACAATGCCTTGTTAAGTGGCATTAAACAAACCTTTTCAAATGTCACAATCGGCTTTGCTATCTACGCCGTTTTGTTCATTTTAGTTGCTGTTGCTTTGTATCTTGTACTGACAGCAATGATTGCCTCACTCATTAATGATAATGCACAAGTGCAGCAAGCCGTTCAACCAATTACAATTTTAGCAATGATCGGTTATATGTTTAGTTTTGTTATGACTAATATGCCAAATAACATCGTCATCAAAGTTGTGAGTTATGTCCCATTTATTTCACAAAGTATGATGCCCATTCGTTTGGTCACTAAGGTTGAAACGTGGCCAGCAGCAATTGTTGCATTACTTATTTCTCTTGTAAGCGTGATTGCACTCGCTTGGTTTGGAAAGCGTATTTACGCCAAAAATGTGCTATCCTATAGTGATGACAAAATCATGTCACAACTTATCAAAAATATTAAAGATAGACATTAA
- a CDS encoding ABC transporter ATP-binding protein, producing MIQLTNLNKQFGDKIAVNDMNMTLEPGKVMGLIGQNGAGKTTTFRMILNFITPTSGTITWNGHPITQADKQKIGFLPEERGLYQKLTIEEQILYFAELHGMTRSDAKIALADWLKRLDVVGKATDKVQSLSKGNAQKVQMIASLIFNPEFIILDEPFSGLDPVNTSIMMDEIVRMRDNGAMIIFSSHDMNNVTKISDNLTMLKQGKIVLQGGVQDIREQFGRTKVYVEGPFTMDELAKITGVTHIKPQGAGFDITISNETVGHQIFDYVTRHGYIPAFSQQPPTLDDIFRQEVAYHE from the coding sequence ATGATTCAACTCACAAATCTTAACAAGCAGTTCGGCGATAAAATTGCCGTTAACGACATGAACATGACCCTAGAACCTGGAAAAGTGATGGGTTTGATTGGTCAAAATGGTGCTGGTAAAACAACAACATTTCGGATGATCTTAAATTTTATTACACCAACCTCAGGTACGATTACTTGGAACGGTCACCCGATTACGCAGGCTGATAAACAAAAGATCGGTTTTTTGCCGGAAGAACGCGGACTTTATCAAAAACTAACAATTGAAGAGCAAATCTTATATTTCGCTGAGCTCCATGGTATGACCCGCTCAGATGCTAAAATTGCTTTAGCAGATTGGTTAAAGAGATTAGATGTTGTTGGAAAAGCAACAGATAAAGTGCAATCTTTATCCAAAGGAAACGCTCAAAAAGTTCAAATGATTGCGTCTCTGATTTTCAACCCTGAATTTATTATCCTTGATGAACCTTTTTCAGGTCTTGATCCAGTTAATACAAGTATTATGATGGATGAAATTGTGCGTATGCGTGACAATGGTGCCATGATTATTTTCTCGAGTCACGATATGAACAACGTCACTAAAATTTCTGACAATCTCACCATGCTTAAACAAGGTAAAATTGTTTTACAAGGTGGTGTGCAAGACATACGTGAACAATTTGGTCGTACAAAAGTATACGTCGAAGGCCCCTTTACAATGGATGAGCTCGCCAAAATTACTGGTGTAACGCATATCAAACCACAAGGCGCAGGATTTGACATTACAATTAGTAACGAAACTGTTGGTCATCAAATATTTGACTACGTCACACGTCATGGCTATATCCCTGCTTTTTCACAACAACCGCCTACACTCGATGATATTTTCCGCCAGGAGGTCGCCTATCATGAATAA
- a CDS encoding helix-turn-helix transcriptional regulator — protein MKNRIQELRKAQHMTQADLADKLEVTRQTIISLEKGKYNASLLLAHHIATLFQLKIEDIFIFEEDKTDA, from the coding sequence TTGAAAAATCGTATTCAGGAGCTCAGAAAGGCACAACATATGACACAAGCTGACTTAGCTGATAAGTTAGAAGTCACACGCCAAACAATCATATCTCTAGAAAAAGGCAAGTATAATGCATCGCTATTACTCGCGCATCATATTGCAACCCTTTTTCAACTTAAAATTGAAGACATTTTTATTTTTGAGGAGGACAAAACAGATGCTTAA
- a CDS encoding ClbS/DfsB family four-helix bundle protein, with protein MQSYANKDELIMAINTSYQKYITEFTDIPNHLKDKRIAEVDRTPAENLSYQLGWLTALLDWEENEKAGKHVDVPAKGYKWNNLGELYHSFYATYSDYSLEALITLLNARVAALCNLVASLPEDILFAPNKRQWATTNAQWPVWKWVHINSVAPFKTFRTKIRKWKKYAL; from the coding sequence ATGCAATCGTATGCCAACAAAGACGAATTAATCATGGCAATTAACACAAGTTATCAAAAATACATAACTGAATTTACAGATATTCCAAATCATTTAAAGGATAAACGTATTGCAGAAGTAGATCGTACACCAGCCGAAAACCTATCGTACCAACTTGGATGGCTTACCGCACTATTAGACTGGGAAGAAAATGAAAAGGCCGGAAAGCATGTTGATGTACCTGCTAAAGGTTACAAGTGGAACAACCTGGGTGAATTATATCACTCTTTTTATGCGACCTACAGTGACTATTCATTAGAAGCATTAATCACGTTGCTAAACGCACGTGTGGCAGCATTATGCAATTTAGTTGCATCCTTACCTGAGGATATTTTGTTTGCGCCAAATAAACGGCAATGGGCAACGACAAATGCACAATGGCCAGTCTGGAAATGGGTTCATATCAACTCTGTGGCCCCTTTCAAAACATTTCGAACTAAAATTCGAAAATGGAAAAAGTATGCGCTCTAA
- a CDS encoding VanW family protein, giving the protein MTRKLFCEISPLTYKISYEAHILKRQLTDNLKNNLAHQIQADKLPYLVFSHQSLMRRGLRKVPVPVEEAKVANLKIAAPKVNGIIIKPGETFSFWRLVGRCTAERGYQNGLMVANDGQLKKGTGGGLCQFSNLIHWMVLHTPLDVIEKYHHEQVDMFPDANREVPFGSGTSIVYNYLDYRFKNNTSITYQLVTYVGEKYLHGELYASEPQSERYEVKVVGEHFSEENHVVYRCGDIYQYRYDQNDQLLDQQLIKTNHAKVAYDTSQLNVVRS; this is encoded by the coding sequence ATGACAAGAAAGTTGTTTTGTGAAATATCACCGTTGACCTATAAGATTTCATATGAGGCACATATTTTAAAAAGACAGTTGACGGATAATTTGAAAAATAATCTAGCACATCAGATACAGGCCGATAAGCTCCCTTATTTGGTGTTTAGTCATCAGTCATTAATGAGACGTGGGCTCAGAAAAGTACCTGTGCCAGTTGAAGAAGCCAAAGTGGCGAACTTAAAAATTGCGGCACCCAAAGTTAATGGCATTATAATTAAGCCAGGAGAGACATTTTCATTTTGGCGTTTAGTGGGCCGATGCACAGCCGAACGAGGTTATCAAAATGGTCTGATGGTTGCCAATGATGGGCAGCTTAAAAAAGGAACTGGTGGCGGCCTTTGTCAGTTTAGCAATTTAATTCACTGGATGGTTTTACACACACCATTAGATGTTATTGAAAAGTATCATCATGAACAAGTCGACATGTTTCCAGATGCCAATCGAGAAGTGCCATTTGGCAGTGGCACTTCTATTGTGTATAATTACCTCGATTATCGATTTAAAAATAATACATCAATAACATATCAACTCGTGACGTATGTCGGTGAAAAATATTTGCATGGCGAATTATATGCGTCTGAACCACAATCTGAACGCTATGAAGTTAAGGTTGTTGGCGAACATTTTTCTGAAGAAAATCATGTGGTTTACCGTTGTGGTGACATCTATCAATATCGTTATGATCAAAATGATCAATTATTAGATCAGCAACTTATAAAGACTAATCATGCCAAGGTGGCATATGATACGAGTCAACTGAATGTGGTTAGAAGTTAA
- a CDS encoding YagU family protein encodes MIAMNLFVGIAAGLISGMVKIGWEAILPPRSQARDETNPPQQLLQQLGVPRRITHAYVHYSKDQKVYYVALMMHFAFSIFFAVAFALFYRALPIISLGQGSLYGLVIWFAFHIVIMPLSKTVPSPANQPFAEHFSEILGHIVWAWSIYLVVIALLG; translated from the coding sequence ATGATAGCGATGAATTTATTTGTGGGGATTGCTGCTGGTTTGATTTCTGGTATGGTAAAAATTGGTTGGGAAGCAATATTACCACCAAGAAGTCAGGCACGTGATGAAACGAATCCGCCACAGCAGTTATTACAACAGCTCGGCGTACCACGCCGTATCACTCATGCTTATGTGCATTATTCGAAAGACCAAAAGGTGTACTACGTCGCACTTATGATGCACTTTGCCTTTTCTATCTTCTTTGCAGTTGCTTTTGCACTGTTTTACCGTGCATTGCCAATCATTAGTTTAGGACAAGGTAGTTTATATGGTCTTGTTATTTGGTTTGCTTTTCATATTGTGATTATGCCACTATCAAAGACAGTACCTTCACCAGCCAATCAACCATTTGCTGAACATTTTTCAGAAATTTTAGGTCACATTGTTTGGGCTTGGTCAATTTATCTTGTGGTGATTGCCTTGCTGGGTTAA